The Tepidisphaeraceae bacterium genome includes a region encoding these proteins:
- a CDS encoding alpha-galactosidase encodes MNNDHLTIDLLPANDDTLWRCVARTGEHALAFAAPSLVIDGERVAMRPASLKPSVEPRTLRNGVVEHQWRGDVGHVGDGLSITITFRVAADSPVVRFRYTIESKRPRRLTNRTAGDVPTYAQFSLSAWPDVTEVRLSEFVDLVHSFAPNEVPVRQKEFDASLGIMGPILLAGDGHAHVLFAYEHGSTFPDAYLRFDLTADRTVTLNGVKGNCLNGQLLGPSDPFESVWFDVAIVAGHRDQIATQFREFVRLHQCENLETRKPYVFYNTWNFQERNFNWHKKPYLADMRQERILAEIEVAHRMGIEVFVIDTGWFAHTGDWQVNPDRFTDNLRTVKQRLDQHGMKLGLWFDSAAALDSAAYKEHRDCVTRQGDGEPKVHEIWETPASLRLCLVSRYWRRFADELIRLSREVGVTYFKWDAISQYDCDASGHNHGGPEHSVDERRDACAYQLPIYLSKIVERLTEACPGAIVDFDMTERGRCFGLSFLAVGKFFLVNNGPYFWDFNIPRANIADGNANLLFYPGRARPWFMRYPLAFDRWIPSNLFLTHYLPDDPAGSQDNCVASLVLGQNGIWGDLLAISPEGVKRIGDGVAAYKAVRDDVAAAPPVRNGTTGATPEWHEKLNPATGRGIVCAFANVPGTYVYVTEHPVAMGEPWCHDGVRVERLPDGRAKISATFVADQGAKMTVFGN; translated from the coding sequence ATGAACAACGATCACCTCACGATCGACCTTCTTCCCGCGAACGACGACACGCTCTGGCGATGCGTCGCCCGCACGGGCGAACACGCATTGGCGTTCGCCGCCCCATCCCTGGTGATCGACGGCGAGCGCGTCGCGATGCGCCCGGCATCGCTCAAGCCGAGCGTGGAGCCGCGCACGCTTCGCAACGGTGTCGTTGAACACCAATGGCGTGGCGACGTGGGCCATGTCGGCGATGGCCTGTCGATCACGATCACATTCCGTGTCGCGGCGGACAGCCCGGTCGTCCGATTTCGTTACACGATCGAATCGAAACGGCCGCGGCGCCTCACCAATCGTACGGCTGGCGACGTGCCGACTTATGCGCAGTTCTCACTGTCAGCCTGGCCTGACGTTACCGAGGTGCGTCTGAGCGAGTTCGTCGACCTCGTCCACAGTTTTGCACCGAACGAAGTGCCCGTTCGGCAGAAGGAGTTCGACGCCAGTCTTGGCATTATGGGCCCGATTCTGCTTGCAGGCGACGGGCACGCGCATGTGCTGTTCGCTTACGAGCACGGTTCAACATTCCCCGATGCCTACCTCCGCTTCGACCTCACGGCCGACCGGACGGTCACGCTGAACGGCGTGAAAGGAAACTGCCTGAACGGCCAACTGCTGGGACCGTCTGACCCCTTCGAAAGTGTCTGGTTCGATGTTGCGATCGTCGCCGGCCACCGCGACCAGATCGCGACGCAGTTTCGTGAATTCGTTCGGCTGCACCAATGCGAGAACCTTGAGACGCGCAAGCCTTACGTCTTCTACAACACCTGGAACTTCCAGGAGCGCAACTTCAACTGGCACAAAAAGCCATACCTGGCCGACATGCGGCAGGAACGCATCTTGGCCGAGATCGAAGTGGCGCACCGGATGGGGATCGAGGTGTTCGTGATCGACACCGGCTGGTTCGCGCACACGGGGGATTGGCAGGTGAATCCGGATCGATTCACCGATAACCTGCGGACCGTCAAACAACGGCTGGACCAGCACGGAATGAAGCTGGGACTATGGTTTGACAGCGCCGCTGCGCTGGACAGCGCGGCGTACAAGGAACACCGCGATTGCGTGACGCGCCAGGGCGACGGTGAGCCAAAGGTGCACGAGATCTGGGAGACGCCGGCCTCTTTGCGGTTGTGTCTCGTCAGCCGGTATTGGCGCCGGTTCGCCGACGAGTTGATCCGGCTGTCGCGTGAGGTGGGTGTCACGTACTTCAAGTGGGACGCCATCAGCCAGTACGACTGCGACGCCTCCGGCCACAACCATGGTGGGCCCGAACACTCAGTTGACGAGCGGCGTGACGCGTGCGCCTACCAACTCCCGATCTACCTCAGCAAGATCGTCGAGCGGCTGACCGAGGCATGCCCCGGCGCCATCGTTGACTTCGACATGACCGAACGCGGCCGCTGCTTCGGGCTTAGCTTTCTCGCCGTCGGCAAGTTCTTTCTCGTCAACAACGGTCCGTACTTCTGGGACTTCAATATCCCCCGCGCTAACATTGCCGACGGCAACGCGAACCTGCTGTTCTACCCCGGCCGTGCGCGACCGTGGTTCATGCGCTACCCGCTTGCGTTCGACCGGTGGATCCCGTCGAACCTGTTTCTGACTCACTACCTGCCCGACGATCCTGCCGGCAGTCAGGACAACTGTGTAGCCTCGCTCGTGCTCGGGCAGAACGGCATCTGGGGCGATCTGCTGGCGATCTCGCCCGAGGGCGTCAAGCGAATCGGCGACGGCGTGGCCGCGTACAAAGCGGTGCGCGATGATGTCGCCGCCGCACCACCCGTGCGAAACGGGACTACGGGCGCGACGCCTGAATGGCATGAGAAGCTGAACCCTGCGACCGGTCGCGGCATTGTCTGCGCGTTCGCCAACGTGCCAGGGACGTACGTCTACGTCACCGAGCATCCGGTCGCGATGGGTGAACCGTGGTGCCACGATGGCGTCCGCGTAGAACGTTTGCCGGATGGGCGAGCCAAGATCAGCGCGACGTTCGTCGCGGACCAAGGGGCAAAGATGACAGTGTTCGGCAACTGA
- a CDS encoding substrate-binding domain-containing protein yields the protein MADSPIRIAVRLPDSGYMGRILLGALRATHARNWIVGLGENAPDFMLRCGMRGMIGSAIDRPGPLDYERAGIPYVSVLRLGQPGCVAGVILDHHQIGRLAGEHLLERGFRHFGFVGYPIQGTERRIGFREAIGTRARSFSVCPVAYHNTPEEFDAMLSWLTALPKPVGVFAADDPIGGAVTEVCQLGRIAVPSEVAVVSVNDDGVRTLASEPELTSVRVPWERVGTEAVHLLAEHLTDPRAARRSSILPPSGIAVRGSSDILVMSDAEAAAAAAFIQQNAHRQITVDQVADATTISRRLLERRFKAATGRTLLGHIRRTRLDRARQMLTDSTLRVSDVAKVCGFGTRAQFHRLFQHDTGATPHEYRQRNRDASCSNAPGNRVE from the coding sequence ATGGCCGACTCCCCCATCCGCATCGCAGTGCGTCTTCCCGATTCCGGATATATGGGTCGCATCTTGCTCGGTGCGCTGCGGGCGACGCACGCGCGCAACTGGATCGTCGGGTTAGGGGAGAACGCGCCGGACTTTATGCTGCGGTGCGGTATGCGCGGCATGATCGGATCGGCAATCGATCGGCCGGGGCCGCTAGATTATGAACGGGCGGGCATCCCGTACGTGAGCGTGCTGCGGTTGGGGCAACCTGGTTGCGTTGCCGGAGTCATCCTGGATCACCATCAGATTGGACGGCTGGCTGGCGAGCACCTGCTGGAGAGAGGATTTCGGCATTTTGGCTTTGTCGGGTACCCGATCCAAGGTACGGAACGGCGAATCGGGTTTCGTGAGGCGATCGGCACGCGGGCGCGCAGCTTTTCGGTTTGTCCCGTGGCGTATCACAACACGCCCGAGGAGTTCGACGCTATGTTGAGCTGGCTCACCGCACTGCCGAAGCCCGTCGGCGTGTTTGCTGCAGACGACCCGATCGGTGGCGCGGTCACCGAAGTCTGCCAGCTGGGCCGCATCGCTGTCCCATCGGAAGTGGCCGTCGTCTCAGTGAACGATGACGGCGTGCGCACGTTGGCGTCGGAACCGGAGTTGACGAGCGTGCGCGTGCCGTGGGAACGGGTGGGAACCGAGGCCGTCCACCTCTTGGCCGAGCACCTCACGGATCCGCGGGCGGCGCGCAGATCGAGCATCCTGCCACCATCGGGCATCGCCGTTCGCGGATCGAGTGACATTCTTGTCATGTCCGACGCCGAAGCTGCAGCAGCCGCGGCGTTCATCCAGCAGAACGCCCACCGCCAGATCACCGTTGACCAGGTCGCCGATGCGACGACCATCAGCCGGCGCCTGCTGGAACGTCGCTTTAAGGCCGCGACTGGCCGAACGTTGTTAGGACACATCCGCCGGACGCGTCTGGACCGCGCGCGGCAGATGCTGACCGACTCGACCCTGCGCGTCAGCGACGTCGCCAAGGTTTGCGGATTCGGGACGCGCGCCCAGTTCCACCGCTTGTTCCAGCACGATACGGGTGCCACGCCCCACGAGTACCGCCAGCGCAATCGCGATGCGTCATGCTCAAACGCGCCTGGCAATAGGGTGGAGTGA
- a CDS encoding AGE family epimerase/isomerase translates to MDDQDVWALRRASEEIREHFENGIVRFWTERSIDREYGGFNVRFDQNGNFIPGESDKSIISQTRAIWGFCNFYRHTRNPLHLQAARQGFDFLVRNFWDDRHGGWYWMTARDGTLIDPGKVVYGIAFAIYALSEYHDVSEDPAALDYACRTFDCLQKYAVDVENGGYLENLEEDWRSCGGGKMAGDRKTLNTHMHVMEAFTTLYKVSREEVHRRRLRETIDLILKKMIHPISGCCMSQFDFAWNNIPARSIYRSWDFERQGEPLDTDEEATCYGHNVEFAWLLVRAGDVLGLDHRHYAETIRPMLDHAVRYGVDPKHGGVFCSGPHQGPATNRDKEFWENMEVLPGFLDAYEVLGDPIYLNAFHACWEFSRTHMINHELGEWIFLAKEDGTPVWSHLGNNWKINYHSGRSMTEALTRIDLILNPNRPNTAADAYATGPSHR, encoded by the coding sequence ATGGACGATCAGGATGTATGGGCCCTGCGGCGGGCGAGCGAGGAGATCCGCGAGCATTTTGAGAACGGCATCGTGCGCTTCTGGACCGAACGTTCCATCGATCGGGAGTATGGCGGGTTCAACGTTCGCTTCGACCAGAATGGCAACTTCATTCCCGGCGAATCGGACAAAAGCATCATCTCGCAGACGCGCGCGATCTGGGGGTTTTGTAACTTTTACCGCCACACGCGCAACCCGCTGCACCTACAGGCGGCTCGGCAGGGTTTCGACTTTCTCGTGCGCAACTTCTGGGACGATCGCCATGGTGGCTGGTACTGGATGACCGCCCGTGACGGCACTCTGATCGACCCCGGCAAGGTCGTCTACGGTATCGCGTTCGCGATCTACGCGTTATCCGAGTATCACGACGTCTCCGAAGACCCTGCCGCGCTCGACTACGCTTGCCGTACGTTCGACTGCCTTCAGAAGTACGCGGTGGACGTCGAAAACGGCGGATACCTTGAGAATCTTGAGGAAGACTGGCGGTCGTGTGGTGGCGGCAAAATGGCCGGCGACCGCAAGACGCTCAACACGCACATGCACGTGATGGAAGCGTTCACCACGCTGTACAAGGTCTCGCGCGAAGAAGTGCACCGGCGGCGGCTTAGGGAAACGATCGACCTGATCCTGAAGAAGATGATTCACCCGATCAGCGGATGCTGCATGTCGCAGTTCGACTTCGCCTGGAACAACATTCCCGCGCGCTCGATCTACCGAAGCTGGGACTTCGAGCGTCAAGGTGAGCCGCTGGACACAGACGAAGAGGCGACGTGCTACGGACACAACGTCGAGTTCGCGTGGCTGCTCGTCCGCGCCGGCGACGTGCTCGGGTTGGACCACCGTCATTACGCCGAGACGATCAGGCCCATGCTCGACCACGCCGTTCGATACGGCGTCGACCCCAAGCACGGCGGCGTCTTCTGCAGCGGGCCGCACCAAGGGCCGGCCACCAATCGTGACAAGGAGTTCTGGGAGAACATGGAAGTGCTGCCTGGCTTCCTCGATGCCTACGAGGTGCTTGGCGACCCGATCTACCTGAACGCGTTTCACGCCTGCTGGGAGTTCTCGCGCACCCACATGATCAACCACGAACTGGGCGAGTGGATCTTCCTGGCCAAGGAGGATGGCACGCCCGTGTGGAGCCACCTCGGCAACAACTGGAAGATCAACTATCACTCGGGCCGGTCGATGACCGAAGCGCTGACGCGCATCGACCTGATCCTCAACCCGAACCGCCCCAACACAGCGGCCGACGCTTACGCGACTGGACCCTCGCACCGATGA
- a CDS encoding LacI family DNA-binding transcriptional regulator encodes MAVTINTIAKHTGLSRQTVAFVLGDRPHLFREETRNKVFEAAERLGYRRNAAAVAMTRGRYNALGLLQTSKVGLGLVHGNMLAALMEEMRVIGMHLSLGQVDDEVLTDEAALPNLMNAWAVDGLIISYVADFPQRLTEILERYRLPAIWTNVVRPFDAVHPDDYGGVREATRRLLEMGHRSIGFLRYHEFVHYSCAARSKGYQDAMTAAGLQPRMLGRPVDVSLPHHSRHFDVQCQDVDQWLSAADRPTAVIVDDDEVVPILVHQCALKGIAIGRDMSVIQVSRDLLAPLGTRLATARVPTGDIGHMAVPLLLKKIKTPETQLPTVAVPYHFVHMDSSCVAVKR; translated from the coding sequence ATGGCTGTCACGATTAACACTATCGCAAAGCACACGGGTCTGAGCCGGCAGACCGTGGCGTTCGTGTTGGGTGATCGGCCGCACCTGTTTCGCGAGGAGACGCGGAACAAGGTGTTTGAGGCCGCCGAGCGGCTGGGTTACCGCCGCAATGCGGCAGCGGTGGCGATGACGCGTGGGCGGTACAACGCGCTCGGTCTGCTGCAGACGTCGAAGGTCGGCCTGGGCCTGGTTCATGGCAACATGCTGGCGGCCTTGATGGAGGAGATGCGGGTAATCGGCATGCATCTCAGCCTGGGCCAGGTGGACGACGAGGTCCTGACCGACGAGGCGGCATTGCCGAACCTGATGAATGCCTGGGCGGTCGACGGACTCATCATTTCGTACGTCGCCGACTTCCCGCAGCGGCTCACCGAAATCCTCGAGCGTTACCGCCTGCCGGCCATCTGGACGAACGTCGTGCGACCGTTCGACGCTGTGCACCCGGACGACTACGGCGGCGTCCGCGAGGCCACGCGAAGGCTTCTGGAAATGGGACACCGTTCGATCGGGTTCCTGCGATACCATGAGTTTGTCCACTACAGTTGCGCCGCACGCTCAAAGGGTTATCAGGACGCGATGACCGCCGCTGGCCTGCAGCCGCGCATGCTCGGACGACCCGTCGACGTAAGCTTGCCCCACCATTCGCGACACTTCGATGTGCAGTGTCAGGACGTCGACCAATGGCTCAGCGCGGCCGACCGGCCGACCGCTGTCATCGTAGACGACGACGAGGTGGTGCCGATTCTCGTCCATCAATGCGCGCTGAAAGGCATAGCGATCGGCCGCGACATGTCGGTGATCCAAGTATCGCGCGACCTGCTCGCACCGCTGGGGACGCGACTTGCGACGGCGCGCGTGCCGACCGGGGACATCGGGCACATGGCGGTCCCGCTTCTGCTCAAGAAGATCAAGACGCCTGAAACGCAGTTGCCAACCGTGGCCGTCCCCTATCACTTCGTTCACATGGACTCGTCGTGCGTTGCGGTTAAGCGCTAA
- a CDS encoding GntR family transcriptional regulator has translation MVTEASDNISLALLPPRTKVARLLRSWITEGRFGPGELLPSERVLARELGVARETVRAVVDQLTTEGMVGPAREKARRVVRGPAPVASDGALLAHTVAIVTDTYMDDEHPWWRSSGYDTFIDTEAAALIGRAGLNALTVHPDRLRAGGPQYIAQHRPFGVLLTYNVADTVPGRQILVSCRQHGIPVVAYGDAPALDEFDRVTSDHADGAAQLADWLIARGHRRIARFMSDIDETAAPQTWVRRRREGYERAMAAAGLEALPGIRTMPFPLEIEESVDHDPAAYAHLTRAYAGYLLEHLNAPEPVTAFLAINDRVAYRLNGALRLLGKTPGRDVMVVGYDGSWRDNSERQWEPVPPAATVDKQNREIARELVQLLLDRSAGKAPSAPQQRTCPPKLVEIDAAGA, from the coding sequence ATGGTGACCGAAGCGAGCGACAACATCAGTCTGGCACTGCTGCCGCCACGGACGAAGGTGGCTCGCCTGCTGCGCTCCTGGATCACCGAGGGGCGCTTCGGACCCGGAGAGCTGTTGCCGTCGGAGCGGGTGCTCGCACGTGAACTAGGCGTGGCGCGTGAGACCGTGCGGGCGGTGGTAGATCAGTTGACGACCGAGGGGATGGTCGGGCCAGCACGGGAGAAGGCCCGGCGGGTGGTGCGCGGGCCGGCGCCCGTCGCCAGTGATGGCGCGCTGCTCGCACATACCGTTGCCATCGTGACCGACACATATATGGACGACGAGCATCCGTGGTGGCGCTCGTCGGGATACGACACCTTCATTGATACCGAAGCCGCCGCCCTCATTGGCCGTGCGGGGCTGAATGCGCTGACCGTTCACCCGGACCGGCTGCGGGCCGGTGGTCCGCAGTACATCGCGCAGCACCGTCCCTTTGGCGTGCTGCTCACGTACAACGTTGCGGACACGGTGCCGGGGCGCCAGATCCTGGTCTCATGCCGGCAGCACGGCATCCCCGTGGTCGCCTACGGCGACGCTCCGGCGTTGGACGAGTTTGATCGGGTGACCTCGGACCATGCGGACGGCGCGGCGCAACTGGCGGATTGGCTCATCGCTCGTGGCCACAGGCGAATCGCGCGATTCATGAGCGACATCGACGAGACGGCCGCGCCGCAAACCTGGGTGCGCCGGCGGCGCGAGGGCTATGAACGGGCGATGGCCGCCGCCGGGCTCGAGGCGTTGCCCGGCATTCGGACCATGCCGTTTCCGCTCGAGATCGAGGAGAGCGTGGACCACGACCCTGCCGCCTACGCCCATCTCACGCGAGCCTACGCCGGTTACCTCCTCGAACACCTCAACGCGCCCGAGCCGGTCACCGCGTTCCTGGCGATCAACGACCGCGTCGCGTATCGGCTGAACGGTGCGCTTCGCCTGCTCGGGAAGACGCCGGGGCGCGACGTGATGGTCGTCGGATACGACGGCAGCTGGCGTGACAATTCCGAGCGGCAGTGGGAGCCGGTCCCGCCCGCGGCGACCGTCGACAAGCAGAATCGGGAGATCGCCCGCGAGCTGGTGCAACTCCTGCTCGACCGTTCGGCGGGTAAGGCCCCTTCGGCCCCCCAGCAGCGGACGTGCCCGCCGAAGCTGGTCGAGATTGATGCAGCTGGCGCGTGA
- a CDS encoding type II secretion system protein, with the protein MSMRTRTSFRDAFTLVELLVVIGIIAVLISILLPALSKARASARAVVCASNLRQQSLAFFNYAANYGGGDRLPPSYRQKTPGDWRYEAVAYPVLLDLKYLPASQVESVSHSNGTVLPNVRMSGVLMCPEGELYAGGSQSRLVRVPSYFGGTTQGLLPRHLGADEKLAGVDSQAFVIGGRPLFSHYQINGVWGWFVIQQNLHSRLAFNVVESSWHHGATWGKERPGRISAKRASELIMIGDGSTDWGMLKPSFRHGSNARPAANFVFLDGHAELLYVDQMKFKLDGANLLLWDNRMWKATPASGPL; encoded by the coding sequence ATGTCTATGAGAACACGTACATCCTTCCGCGATGCGTTTACGCTCGTCGAACTGCTGGTCGTAATTGGCATCATCGCCGTACTAATCAGCATCCTTCTTCCGGCACTGTCGAAGGCGCGCGCTTCCGCACGGGCGGTCGTTTGCGCCTCGAACCTTCGGCAGCAATCCCTCGCGTTCTTCAACTATGCGGCCAACTATGGCGGCGGCGACCGACTGCCGCCGTCGTATCGGCAGAAGACCCCCGGCGACTGGCGATACGAGGCGGTAGCCTACCCCGTCCTGCTCGACCTGAAGTATCTGCCGGCATCCCAGGTCGAATCGGTCAGCCACTCGAACGGCACCGTTCTGCCCAACGTCCGCATGTCGGGCGTATTGATGTGCCCGGAAGGTGAACTCTATGCCGGTGGATCCCAATCCCGACTGGTGAGGGTGCCAAGCTATTTCGGCGGGACAACTCAAGGGTTGCTTCCCCGTCACTTGGGTGCTGACGAGAAGCTTGCTGGCGTTGACAGCCAAGCCTTCGTCATTGGCGGCCGCCCACTGTTCTCGCATTATCAGATTAATGGTGTCTGGGGCTGGTTCGTCATTCAACAGAACCTGCACAGCCGATTGGCGTTCAACGTCGTCGAGTCGAGCTGGCATCATGGTGCGACGTGGGGCAAAGAGCGCCCCGGCCGCATCAGTGCCAAACGCGCTAGCGAGTTGATCATGATTGGCGATGGCAGCACCGACTGGGGCATGCTAAAGCCCTCATTCCGGCACGGAAGTAATGCGCGTCCTGCGGCAAACTTCGTGTTCCTCGATGGCCACGCAGAGTTGCTTTACGTCGATCAGATGAAGTTCAAGCTGGACGGTGCCAACCTGTTACTGTGGGACAACCGCATGTGGAAGGCTACGCCAGCTTCCGGACCGCTTTAG